One genomic region from Diabrotica undecimpunctata isolate CICGRU chromosome 9, icDiaUnde3, whole genome shotgun sequence encodes:
- the LOC140451469 gene encoding protein spaetzle 5-like, translating into MRLNIGLKLTIWLANLVVYCSSVCSPHYGAEPCKYDYTPAPPGKTPPCARPGLTYCEYPEQYPGQLIHYLVKTWKYDHQSLFSSESKEDFDSYYYPTTSPVYGPPNYRPPYTGRHHGGYPEPIYIPKPQIPFQENAYIPPSYHHRPNYTNYHDTSGGYHYGPPNKANIYYQPYQQALEHHPQYGQYNSLWKRALDQNHRRYKRSLRKKRVQPLVPLEKFANGTLHRSKRQAADQPVLCRTRVEYITPRAALNNKGNWRYVVNMPEVNRQVTQLVKAELCVSNTCDGICTLPDNYVSKCEQKYVQKRLVALGAGEGAGELYTDLFWFPSCCLCTLQRVDN; encoded by the exons ACAATATGGTTAGCAAATCTCGTTGTTTACTGCAGTTCAGTATGTTCGCCACACTATGGTGCAGAACCATGTAAATACGATTACACACCCGCACCTCCTGGCAAGACTCCACCATGTGCACGACCGGGCCTGACATACTGTGAATACCCCGAACAATATCCTGG ACAGCTCATCCACTACCTAGTCAAAACTTGGAAATACGACCACCAGAGTCTGTTTTCTTCAGAATCTAAAGAAGATTTCGATTCCTATTATTATCCTACAACAAGCCCTGTTTATGGACCACCTAACTACCGTCCGCCCTATACTGGTCGCCATCATGGTGGATATCCCGAACCTATTTATATACCAAAGCCTCAAATTCCGTTTCAG gaaaatgCTTATATTCCCCCTTCTTACCACCACCGCCCAAACTACACAAATTACCATGACACTAGCGGTGGATATCATTATGGTCCACCTAACAAAGCCAATATATATTACCAACCCTATCAACAAGCTTTGGAACATCATCCCCAGTATGGGCAATATAATAGTCTTTGGAAAAG GGCTCTTGACCAAAACCACCGACGATACAAGAGATCGTTGAGGAAAAAAAGGGTTCAACCGCTCGTTCCGCTGGAAAAATTTGCCAACGGCACTCTCCACCGAAGTAAGAGGCAAGCAGCTGATCAACCGGTTTTATGTCGAACTCGGGTCGAGTATATAACGCCAAGGGCGGCACTTAATAATAAAGGAAACTGGAGGTATGTTGTGAATATGCCAGAAGTGAATCGTCAAGTGACTCAACTAGTTAAGGCTGAGCTTTGTGT TTCAAATACTTGTGATGGAATCTGCACTCTACCAGATAACTACGTTTCCAAATGCGAACAAAAATATGTCCAAAAAAGATTAGTTGCATTAGGAGCCGGTGAAGGAGCAGGAGAGCTATACACGGATCTTTTTTGGTTCCCTAGTTGTTGTTTGTGTACTCTACAAAGGGTTGATAACTAA